Within Hydractinia symbiolongicarpus strain clone_291-10 chromosome 11, HSymV2.1, whole genome shotgun sequence, the genomic segment AAATAAGTTAACTTTTTAGCAAAATTATGTATCGATTGGCAAGCTATCTGTTAACTTGTTTTAAAAGAGTCCGTCTGCAATGTTTTATTGTAACGACAATTACATCTAGATCTTGTTCCGTGCACTCCTATAAAGAAGTTcaacaaatgttttttatttattggttTCTcctgaaatgccacatagttaACTTTGTCTAGCAATTTATAATGTCAGAGCTCAAACTGTATTTATATAACGCTAATTTTTCGTTCATAATGGCATGAATAAATGAtttgtgtattattttttttagcttggACCATTCACTCTTCCATTAATGCATGGATGTATCATTTCAACTtatcttttaatgttttctgtctaagtttgtttacttgtgattttaaaaaggctacaaacaaaataatttctattaccttaactttaaatttcaacAGTTGTTTCAATCAAAAAATGTTCCATAAAGCAGTTCACCTTtgactttgttttgatttcGAGAAGAAGTTGTTATCGCGCAGGTGGTGTATTAATGTCAACTATTTTTATCACCATTACCAGCATTTGTCCTGATGGGGAGTCAACAGTCCTATAATCTCCTAGGCTTTTTACTTTATCCGAGCTTCTCTCTAAAATCCTACAAATACCTTAAAAAGGTGTTTTTCGGAGTATCTTCCAAGCTTCCATtttaatctaatttttaaaGTTCGGGGTAGAAAAAATGAGTACCATTCTGGCAAGGGGTCTCGGCTCAGGTTGAATGTGCAgacagtaaaattaaaaatgataacAAAAATCGAAGGGAAATCTTCAGAACCAAACTTGTATGAATCTACAATTTTATATTCACTCTTGCCAAAGttgtaaatgttaaattttttttacaggaaCAAGGTACAATATTCGCGGAGTAGATGATGAAGGAGAGGTGGCCAACTTTGTTGAAACAGAACAGTTATTGTTTTACGACGGATCGGTTGCTTCTTATGTCCAGGTGAAATATTTATTTAGTGAAGTGAAATGGAATAAGTACTTTCCAAAATTCAGATATGCGACATTTATAACGCAATTGCCCTGAATAAATCCACCATGTTTTCGTTAACCCTATTAGTCCAgcacagttaaaaaatatttctctgcATGATTGAGGGTCTACAGAATCAATTTCTACAGCTTAAATGATGCATTCGTATGTAAGTCGCATGGTCTGTATAACAATACTCTTATTCTGTACTTAAATTGGGGGCATGCAGCTTTATTTTATACCCCCTGCAGAGTTATGTCATTACTCCACAAAATATCGATGCGGGTATGGAAAACAGGCGAATTCCCGTAGATTTTCTGGCGGGTAAATGCCCGtagattttttcacattttattcAGTGTTCTCGATGTCATATACTTTTCATTTTTAGACACGTGGATCAATCCCACTGTATTGGTCTCAGTTTCCAACGATAAAATACAAACCTATACCAGCGATTGCTAGTGATAAAGATCATGTAAGATTTACCTTTGTGTCGTTTTGCATTAGAATAGACCTTGTCGGGTTGTTGGTCCCAAACTTTATGCTCTTTTAAGAATGTTGAATAAAATAAACGTTTCCCAAGATTATATTCTTTGACTACAACCTAAAACATCTTACGAGAAATTTAAACTTAAACACGAAATAAGAAGAGATGATAGGAGGAAGACTTCATACACCAGTCAATGGTTTGCAACAaccaaaatttttgtaaaaattttagtCGCCTACATTTTCTGTCAATGAAAAACTTACTTTATCAAACATTTCCTGCTTGGCTCTGATAAGCATTGTTTAACGttgacacacacaaaaaaattacaatcaaCAACCAATAGTCCACCCATGATACTTTGAAGCAGTTGATTGATTCATGCTTATTCGTTTTGCTTCTAGATTGCAGCTTTTCGGAGACATATTGATAACCAGTTAGTTTATTATGGAAAACAAGTTTTAGTTAACTTGGTTCGTAGCAGTTTTATGCGCTTTATCGCCATTTCTATTTCATGTCTCCTAATTTTGTAATCTTTGTTTTACCTTGGTAGTAGCAACATTATAAATTACTGTATTGTCCAGCCTTTTCAAAGAAAATTCACAATATATTGTTTTACTCATGATGTGCTGATTTTAAGGTTTAACTGTTGGGAATTGTGGAAATGTTAATAATCTTGTTCTTCTATTTTAATCTATAATGCACATACAAACACATCTAGTGTAATTGTCCGTGCATACCGCCATTTTATCAGTTTTATGAATGTTTTTTATTGCTGTAGATTGACCAGAAAGGCGTTGAAAAACAATTAGGTGAAAGAATGGAAGCCGCATCAAAAACAAGTGGATATTCGGAAATACAATTGAAGTAAGCACCTAACCAACAAAATTTTAAGATAAAAGAGAAGGCTTGCATCTATCCCACAGTTTTAAAGTTTGAGTTAAGATGTTGTAAACATTTGAACATTTCTCATAACTTAAGGAATTTTGTATctcttcatttttgttgaacTTGTAAGTAGTGCAAGTatcaaagagaaaaaaataaaaaaaaattaaattgttaaaaGCTTTTGCGGATGAACATTATTTTATGCTCTTTtgcgttttattttttgttttaaaaattgcaaAGGTAAATTTCTGTTACCCATGAAATTTACTCTGCGAATTTCCAGAATGATATGTTTTCCTATGAAACAGAAAACTTCCATTTCAACCgactgcgaaaattaattctagCGAAGTAAAGGCTGCGCCGTCAACTGTGAAATTGTCTTGCTAGAATTTATGCGATTAAATCAGTTGCTTAATGTTGTTTTTCTCTCGCTTAGATATATCGCCTTTGATTTTCATAAAGAATGTAGCAAAATGAGATGGCATCGTCTTCAAATATTGATGGATATGTTGAACGATCTCATCGACCAAGCGTCGTACTTCGCAGTTGATCGAAACAAAGAAGTATTAGAAGAACAAAGCGGTGTCGTCCGCACGAACTGTATGGACTGTTTGGATCGAACGAATGTCGTGCAGAGTTTAATAGCCCGCAAAATTCTTCAACTGCAGCTGTACAAGTTCGGTATAATTggcaaagaaaataaaattgttgattTTGACGAGTttgagtttatttttaaaaatatttgggcAGACAATGCAGACATGTGCGCGCATCAATACACAGGCACGGGTGCGTTAAAAACAGACTTCACAaggtaattaaaattttatttttattttttttcttccggAATAAACCTTCCCAGTACCTTGCTGTTAATATGGATCTTGAAAAACAAGCTCGAGTGTATTAAAGTCTTAAATTTGAGCTACTGATTGCTCACCtagaaaatctattttttgtgtGATTGTCGCAATGGAAACTATCGATCCACGTTTTTTGGTCATTGTGGAGGGCAGTATTTCCAGGACCTCTTAGAGTCAAAGTCTCAACGCTTTCGGGAGTATTAAATTTATTAAAGCGTTACCTGGAGACATAATTCGCCCTCTTCTGTATCATATCGTTCTTTTGGTCATGGTGACAGGCCCTGTACCCACGACTTGTTGCAACCAAACTCTGAACCGCTACCGGCAGTAGTGAGTTTTGTTACGGCGTTACCATGTAATAAAGACATGATTCGCCCTGtttattatattgttttttttttaaatgttcgtTATTCCgaccatttttttctttctaccatttgttactgttgttgtttttttgacatGTCATTTAGCCGTATGATCTGTAGtcgattttgtttttatcttagAACTGGTAAAAGATCTAAGTATGGTTTACTACAAGATGGCGTCAACTCAATGATAcgatattataaaaataatttttctgatgGTTTCAGACAGGTACTCTAATTGATATTATAGTTCATTTACTGTTGTTTTTCACGCTGTGTAAGTCTTCAAAAGAAAGCGTAGAAATGTATTTGTTGCTAAAAAACGCACCTCCTTTAGTCAGTTTCTTGACTGGTAAGATACTTTCTAACCGTATATGTCGTACGGTATAGATCAGTTTTGGTGCAACgacgtaatgttttgattttgcgtcGTGCATGCGCGCATACACAggtaaaattattataaagaaCACGATCTACGATCGAAGAATCCATATAAAAAAAGCTGCACTGAAATAATTATAACCTGCACGAGAGAAAGAAGATAATAGTTAAAAAACAATACCAGTtcctttttaatctttttattacTTTAAATCTACAAATTAAGGTGAATAGACAATTTTCTGATGTagtgcttttttttctttcctgtCAGTGTGCGCTTATGCGTAACTTTGTGAACATCCGCAACTCATTCATCTTCTGTGTTTTTTGAAACTCCATTTTGGTGTCTTGTAATTTTACTTGTTAAAATACTTGACGTCTTTTTGTTTCGTTCCATAGGATGGCATAGATTTAATACTTGGTAATTACGTTATTGATACGTCAGAGAAGGGGTCCGTATTCCAAGAATCAAAAGGATGGAAATACATGACGGTATGTGAAGAGTATAGTCTTCAGATAAATAATCGAaccaaatctttttttaaaaaaaattcatttatgCTTTTACTTGCTTTGTGTAAAATAGGTCTACTATCCACTTCATTTTTACTGGTGGGTCAATGTTTAttgttaatatattattttttgctaCTGGAATTTATCAGGCATACCACAGTTTTATATTATACCTAGAGTTCCACCACTATTCATTGTTGCTTATAATAGGGGATGACTGCATTGTGTTTGTGTGTTTGGAATTCGACCATGTAAGCGTTTGCCATGTATTTGTATGTGTTTTTTAGCTTCCCTTCATCCTGCTTATTGGTTTCTCCATGCTTGTTATCTGCTTACTCATACCTTCAAGTAGGTCGATTATgttttcttcattttccttATATTTTTGTCGTCAGACTTTCTTTATAAAATATGCTCGAATTTGATGGTTTTCTTAAGAATATCCCTGGCCTTAGCAACCCTTAGTTGTTATAAAAAGGAAGTGAATTTTCACACTAGCACTCCTAATATTGTATGGCGAATTAAGGTTAAAGTCTAGCCAAGAAAAGGTCATAACGCTCAAGCAATTGTGTCAGGGTTCATAGCGTCTGGAAAGTCGGCAGAATTATATATCCCTGACCAAGTAGTCGAAGAATGTCAGGAAATTGctatttttaattcttaaatttttttgtaaaaacgttATTGACGATtgataaatttttcatttttaattaagtTATCCATTCATTCTGATGGTAAAGAAAAGATATTATGTTTATATTGAGTTCGGATTTTAATTTCGGTTTTTATGCCAGCATGTAAGCATCAAACTAGAGATTCATGAAGTCAGAGAAAATAGTAGACTCTACGTCAAGAAATATCATACCATTTTCAGGTAACTTGGTCAGGGAAGTGGGGGCATTTTAATTTAGATAACTGTTCCTCATCAGGTGTGAGCtagaaaaataagttaaaaaaatatcttctgccgcaaatttcaaaacattttacGATAAGTTATTTGCAAGTTAAAAACTGTATCCCTTACAACTAATTGTAGTTTCGCCTTCTtatatattcttttgttttcatttcagCTGATTTTAGTCTGCAACTGACTTACATTCTGTTTTGGGCGATCGCTTGCCTAATCACACTCTACCTGGTGGTATTATACGGAACAGAATTTGTGGACAAACCGAGATTAACAAATCGGAGATAGGATTTTTTAGTTAATagtatttatcaatatttttagaaatttatagtCAGTTGGTGTGGTCTTTTAAAAAGGTTAATGGTCACGTGGTTGTGTCATTCTACATTGAAGGCAGTTGTAACGAACTAACATGTTATCTGTAGCAGTTCTCTCTACTCGAAACAAAACGGTGTGACTTTATTAGTCAATTGTAAAAGAGAAAGCaccaaaaataacattatttattcTCTTGTTCTTAAATTGCAAATTCTTTTTTGTGAAACTACGTTACATCAGTCTTGCAATATTTTGCAAATTAAGATATTCTCAAATGCGAATTTTTCATTTGTTGCACCCTAAAATTCTCTGTCGTGATTGTAACTGATGTTAGTGGTAAAGTTATTACACTTTTCTTTTCACCGATATCAACCTTTGCATAACATGCATTGAGTATTATAAGGTTTGGATTCtcttttcagaaaaaaacagTTACCTCGGGCGTATTTAAAAGTTTGTGTCTTTAAAAGTAACCAAAAATATTACTAACatggttatttttaaaattgaggtTTAGTGTACAATCGAAAAATTATGaacattttacaacaaaaaaaaagaaaaaaagaaatttttatactGTATAAAATTTTTCGTAGTCAGGTGATGGCATGCAGCGTCTTCTTTTATGTGTCTGATAACGTGAGACGTGTGAACACAgttcaaatatttataaaaaggtCTTGTACACGaagaatgaaaaacaaaaacaattattagttaaaatttcataaattaaataaacataaatttgttaAGCTGCCCAGATTTTGAAATATTAAGCAGTCAATGCTTTAACATGGCTAATCTAACCTACGAAACAGCTttttataacaataaaaataaaataattcctCATGCATTAAACCAAGAAGGTTTAATTAGGCGAAACTAaaatcttataaaatttaattatcaTGGTTAGCAACATCTTAGCGAATTTAAAACTGTATTTAAAGTTTTGCCCTTGGCAATAGACTGAAATGAAAGATTGAGCTGCTTGTAAACGTGTGCTTTTTTGGACAACGCGTTAGTGGTCCCAACTTACACAAATTTGTGTCTAATTCGTGAATACGACAGTGTCGGTAGCCAAATGCAAATATATGCGCGTCTTACTataattgttttgatttttagtaTGGTTATTTTCactaaatttgtaaaatttgatAGGTAGTCAATATAATGCACTTTTTATTCTATTGATtttagtgtttgttttttttgttgttgtccgaTTTTTGACGAGAAACGTTAACTTTTGTGAATGTTCACATAAACTGGTCATTGAAAGAATCAGCCAGCTGTTTTATGTTCAGTCAACATGGAGAACTTTTGCTGCTTAAAAAGAGTTCTATGGTCAAACTTACCAACCAAAGCAGACCTTTATAGAAAAGAAAATTAGTAtgtttgctttaaaaaaagtcCACAATCTGTCTTGTATTTTTCTGGCCTTCGGCAGCCTTTCTCGTTTTCTAACAGCGGGAGTATTGCTTGAACCTTTTTCTCGTGGTCTTTTTCGCTTTTTATTTGGTTATATTGGGTCATGATAGTCATTTattggataaaaatgaaaaaaatatatactattctataaatcaaaaaaaatgttgtgaaatAAAGAATAATTAGTAAAATATTTCTGCTATATTGCGGCACCAAAAAAATTCCCGCTGTATGTCCGATTTATTGAGGTGTCCGTGTTTGGATAAATTTGCTCATTATGTTGTACTTCATTGAAATGATGCCtttaaataatgttttaaaagaccaATTTGGTAATCACAAATTTTAAGGGAAATACTAATAGAACAACTCGAAAAACTGACTCGATGATTCAAAAAGTTAATTCGACGACTTGAAAATCTGATTTGTTGATACGAACACAGATTCTCTACAACTCGAAAGACATGATTGCGCTGCATATAATAGTGATAGTACGATGGAGACCAATCTCGTTCCAGGCCTTTCTTTTTGCTTTCTAATATCTGGCTAGTACAAAAGTATTACTTCTTTTGTTTCCTCAATCAGAAAGCGCAAAAAAGTAGCTCAGGCAACGAGATGGAAATGAAGAGAGACGCCGGTCTAACTTTTTTGGATCGCAGTCGCCGGGGACTTGCGTGGCCTCAGGGACTTGCGTGGTTTCGACAAATTACTTATAATCtgcacaaataaaaacattttggtaGAAACTGGCGGGAGATTTTCTCGTTTTTATGTCACAAAGATtcagtttatttttttgatatttaagaATCAAAAAAACGCATATATTTTCAAAGAAAATGGGTATTCATGGTTTAACAAAGTTACTAGGCGACCATGCCCCCTCGTCAATGAaagaaaacgaaataaaaaactACTTTGGTAAGACCACTCTTTTCTGCTGTATCAGTTAATATAGCCATTTTGCTACGGCTCTGCTTGCTTTTATGTTTTACTGAAGGTGTATTAATTAGTGTTTGCTTTTGAAAAGTTGGAAGAGCAAGGAGCCAGAATACCTTTAGACAAGTTTCAATGCTTAAATATATTGTGAAGAAATAGGACAACTTATTTAGGGGCCTCATCCATACTCACATTGCCACGAGAAACGTCCAATGGACGTTTATTTTCAAAGACACCCACCCACGTCCACTCGTGGCAGttatttttccataaaaaaaaacCTATCCTACAAAGGTGAAAAGCCTTTTCCGTGGTTCTTTGGGGTGGTCCCGTGTTAGGGCGAAATAGCCTGTTCCCCTTCACCTTGAATTGGATATACTAGTTGTTAGCCTGtgggaaaaatccacgggttcgtccgtcctttttataccgcactgCGTGCGTCTTACTACTTGCGCCGCTAAGCTACTATTTAAGAGTGACAGGCGGACAGAAGACAGACAGtagctattattaaaaagactagTCATTAACCCGTGGacaaatccacggggtcgctcgtcctttatatataCGTTCACGTGAAGAACACACTTTATTCACGTGTCCCTAGAGTGAAGTCCAACTCTACATCGCTCGTTGATGGTAGTGGGCAAAAACATAGTTTCAAATTGCCACGAAAGAAACGTTTTGCACTTTGAGAGGTTCTTTTGCACCATTGCACTTTAAGAGGTACACACAACTGTCCATTGGACATTTCTCGTGGCAATGTAAGTATGGATGTGGCCCCTTAGCTAATGTATACCGTCCTAGTTACATGATTATCTGAACAAACAGCTGTAGCGACAATCTAGCAACTTCGCTCACAACATAACTTCATGGTTTTGACTATAAGCCATCCctgaaaacaattttgcaaAAATGCCGGTGAACAAGGTGGGTGTTTGCGCCGGGTcgagcaaaaaaaaagaaaccatcaaaaacatccTATTTTCGTGGTTTGCGTCTTAATTCTGTGATGTGTTTTTTCCAATGTGAGATCCACTggaattatttttaaagtcTATTTTATCATTAAAATGGTTGCAATACTATGTGACTTGTCTCAGATGGAGCTAGTAGCTGCTTGAAACATAAGCTAGTTCATTTTTCTGATGCTCAAAAACCAGACTTGACATTAGGACGTGACACAAATTACTAAAGGGGATCTGTGGAGGAGAGTACACATGGTaatgaaaaaattttcttaaaaatgttctctGACCTGTCTTGTTTCTTAATAATATAGATTTGTTGTATTTAATGAATGATTACAAAGATAACAATAGACATAACAAATGACATACCCCACCACGCAAAAATTTCTTATGTGTGATCTACCCCAGTGATGTTTAGGCTGTCTGTTCTGTAAAGAGCACAAGTTAGGTGCCATTAAAAATGGCAATATGGTACATTATGGACGTAAGGCTTGGTATATCATGTCACAGCCAGTCATTGTTGTCATTGAATTAAGAAATTCAAACAATTTGGTTGGTATACTAGCTACCTTCATAGTTTTAACCACATTTTGTGAAAGACCCGACAATCCACCCTATATCAAACATAGTTAAAAAGCAATGTAACCAAAGAGCAAGGCAACATAGCCAACAAGCCAACTCAGCCACAAAGATTGTCTTAGTGCACAACAATAACGACAAAATCATAGATACAAATGGTGGACAGACCCTGAGATTATAGAAATCAAAAACATTGCCattgattgtttaaaaatcatcatAAACAGTTTCAGAAAAAGCGATAACATCACCAtagatcatttaaaaactatCAAAGCAATATTATTCCTGTAGATTGTTTGAAAGCCATCAAAACAGGATCATGTTCGTTTTAATAATAAAAGTCCAACCTTTTAAaacttgggttccctttaagttTAAGGAAGATAAAAACTAATATGCTTTTTTATCGATTtgttaaatatca encodes:
- the LOC130613730 gene encoding phosphatidylinositol-3-phosphatase SAC1-like gives rise to the protein MVLHKVLRLYTTNEKFYVQPLGQESTDGKILEIDRVTSELVLHDNKGQIPPRSAESREIYGILGILNLLAGPYLVVVTKRKLVGLISGEEIWQMKEANILPFPKGTMHLTESQARDNKVFLQMAQQALQTDGFYFSYTHDLTHSQQRLQNTSTDFKQLPLYERADPRFIWNHSMLRMLAVQPELGPFTLPLMHGFVSIKKCSIKQFTFDFVLISRRSCYRAGTRYNIRGVDDEGEVANFVETEQLLFYDGSVASYVQTRGSIPLYWSQFPTIKYKPIPAIASDKDHIAAFRRHIDNQLVYYGKQVLVNLIDQKGVEKQLGERMEAASKTSGYSEIQLKYIAFDFHKECSKMRWHRLQILMDMLNDLIDQASYFAVDRNKEVLEEQSGVVRTNCMDCLDRTNVVQSLIARKILQLQLYKFGIIGKENKIVDFDEFEFIFKNIWADNADMCAHQYTGTGALKTDFTRTGKRSKYGLLQDGVNSMIRYYKNNFSDGFRQDGIDLILGNYVIDTSEKGSVFQESKGWKYMTLPFILLIGFSMLVICLLIPSTDFSLQLTYILFWAIACLITLYLVVLYGTEFVDKPRLTNRR